The following is a genomic window from Mycobacterium parmense.
CGGCAGCTTCCAGTACGCCGCGACGGCCGGCGACGAGGGCCTGCTGCGCCGCCTCGCCGACCACGCGATCGCCCGTCACCACCCGGGCGCGGCGCGGGCCGAGAATCCCCATCTCGCGTTGTTCGAAGCGGTGGTGGCCGTGCAGGCCTCGCTGATCGCGCGGTGGATGCTGATCGGGTTCGTGCACGGGGTGATGAACACCGACAACATGACGATCTCGGGCGAGACCATCGATTACGGGCCATGCGCCTTCATGGAGGCCTACGACCCCGACACCGTCTTCAGCTCGATCGACGCGTGGGGTCGCTACGCCTACGGCAACCAGCCCGTCGTCGCCGGCTGGAACCTCGCCCGCTTCGCCGAGACGCTCCTTCCCCTGTTCTCCGACAATCTCGAGGAGGCGGTGGCGCTGGCCGAGCAGTCCTTCGCGTCGGTGTTCACGCCAACCTACGACGCCGTATGGTCGTCGGGCATGCGCGCCAAGCTCGGGCTGCCTGCGCAGGCCGACGTCGCGGCGCTGAGCGACGAGTTGCTTCGCCTGCTCAAGGAGAGCCACGTGGACTACACCTCCTTCTTCCGCCGCCTCGGTGCGGCGGCGCGCGGCGACACCGAGCCCGCGCGCGGGTTGTTCGTCGACCTGGCCGGCTTCGACGGGTGGTTGGCACGCTGGCAGGCCATGAATCCCGACGCCGACGTGATGGACCGCGCGAACCCCGTCTACATTCCGCGCAACCACCTGGTCGAAGAGGCGCTGGCCGCGGCCACCGAGGGCGACCTCGCCCCGCTCGACAAGCTCCTCGCGGCGGTGAGCGCCCCCTACGACGAACGGCCCGGACTTCAGCGCTACGCCGATCCCGCGCCGGAGGACTTCGGCCCCTACCGCACGTTCTGCGGCACTTGAATTCAAATCGCCTTGCTACCAAATCTTTTCGTCAGTCCGATGATCGCGGGCGGCCGCCGTGAGCTCTTTCGCCGGCAGGATCGGATCAACCGGACGCCGGCTCACTCGTCGTGCCTCTCAGGGGACGACGGGTGGCGCCCCACAGGCCGACGCCGACGCCGAGGGCGGCGCCCCCGAGCCCGATGAGCCGCTGCGCCGGTTTCAGGTCGTGGTAGACGCTGATGCCGCCGACGAGGTCGGCCGCGTCGGCGCCGCCGGAAGCCAGAAACCAGCCGCGAGCGTCTTTTCCGCGCAGGCCCCTCGATGCGAGCAGCGCACCGATCAATGCGTCGCGGTATCCCATCGACCGCAAAAGCAGTCGCGCCGTCGGAGTCGGTTCGTCCGCGTCACCCCACAGTCTGTTGGCGCGAAGCGGATCGACGAGGAACGAGACCCCGGACGCGAGTCGGATGCAGCCCGCGAGCAGTGCGGGTCGGTCGATTGGCATGAATTGAGGCTAAAGCCAAGGCTTTCTCGACGTGTGTGTAATAAAAAATCAGCGGTGGTTGCGATTACAGTCTGGTGAAAGTGGACACTTGCGCGGGGCGCGCGCATTACTTTCTCACCTATGACGCAATCGGGGGATTCGCTCAGGCACCGGCAGGCGTACCTGAGCCACCCTGTCACACCACGCCGCAACAAGCTCGCACCGGACCCGAACGTACGCCAGGCGATCCTCGCTGCGGCTTCGAAATCCGTTCAGGAACAAGGGGTCCGGGGCCTCAGCGTCGCTGCGGTCCTCGAGCACGCCCAGCTCAGCACCCGCGCCTTCTACCGCCACTTCGAGTCGAAAGACCAGCTGGTCACGGCGGTCTTCCAGGAGATGACGCGCGACGAGGTGCTGCGGTTGCGGACCAAGATGGCGCAGGCGGCCACCCCGATCGCGGCCGTGGTCGCCTGGATCGACGGCCGGCTCGATCTGGCGTTCGACGAAACCATGCGGTCAGAGCTGCGCTGGGTCTCGCTGGAGGCCGAACCGCAGATGGTGAGCTCGCCGGACCTCGTCTCGTCGGCGTACACGGCCATCCTCGAACCGCTCATCGAGCAACTCGAACGGGGTCTCGAGACCGGCGACTTCCAAGACATCGTTCCGTTGACGGCGGCGAAGTCGATCCACGGTGTGGTGTGGGCGGGCACCCAGCGGCAGTGCGCGATGGGCCACCGCGACCGCGCCGAGGTCCGCGACCGGGCGCTGCGGTTCTGCCTGCGCGGCCTGGGCGTGACACCGACGACGATCGAGCAGGTCACCGCGCGCGCCTGAGGGAGCCCGGTGTCCGCAGCAAACCGTCAGACGCCCGGGCGCGCTTGCGCCTCAAGCCATGTCAGATTCCGACAAACTGTTCGTGACGTGGAAAGGCGTAAGCCCCAGGGGTTAACATATCGGGGATGCTCACCAAGCTGCGCGAGGTACTCAGCTACCAGCTGTCTATTGCCGAATTGCTCGGCATGGCAATCGTTTTCGGTGCGCCTGCGGGGCGCCGACCCGGTGGTGTCGTTTCCGGGATCGATCGTCTCGTGGCCGGTTCTGCTGTTTTCGAACGTGTGCATCACGTGAGGCAACCTTGGCATTTCCACCCGCCACCCGAGTTCGATTGCAAAGATGCTGAGGTGGCGCCATCGGTCCGCGAGCCCTCCTCGCAGGCCACCCGGGGGTAAAAGGAGACAGCGATGACTGTCGACGATAGTGGAGCGCCCGTCGTTCCGACGCACCATCCAGCGCCGGTGCGGCCCCGTTCGGCCTGGTCAAGGCCGCTCGGGGCCCTGCTGATGGCCGCGCCCGTCGCGCTGATCGCGTTGT
Proteins encoded in this region:
- a CDS encoding protein adenylyltransferase SelO, giving the protein MSVAPDTTVVLQDRFLRELPEMAIPWKAETAAELRLLALNEGLAAELGLDAGWLRSPDGLRFLVGNLLPDNAAPVAQAYAGHQFGGFVPRLGDGRALLLGELVTGDGGLRDVALKGSGATPFARGGDGLAAVGPMLREYVISEAMHALGVPTTRSLAVVATGRTVRRDTVLPGAVLTRVAGSHLRVGSFQYAATAGDEGLLRRLADHAIARHHPGAARAENPHLALFEAVVAVQASLIARWMLIGFVHGVMNTDNMTISGETIDYGPCAFMEAYDPDTVFSSIDAWGRYAYGNQPVVAGWNLARFAETLLPLFSDNLEEAVALAEQSFASVFTPTYDAVWSSGMRAKLGLPAQADVAALSDELLRLLKESHVDYTSFFRRLGAAARGDTEPARGLFVDLAGFDGWLARWQAMNPDADVMDRANPVYIPRNHLVEEALAAATEGDLAPLDKLLAAVSAPYDERPGLQRYADPAPEDFGPYRTFCGT
- a CDS encoding DUF4267 domain-containing protein; this translates as MPIDRPALLAGCIRLASGVSFLVDPLRANRLWGDADEPTPTARLLLRSMGYRDALIGALLASRGLRGKDARGWFLASGGADAADLVGGISVYHDLKPAQRLIGLGGAALGVGVGLWGATRRPLRGTTSEPASG
- a CDS encoding TetR/AcrR family transcriptional regulator, encoding MTQSGDSLRHRQAYLSHPVTPRRNKLAPDPNVRQAILAAASKSVQEQGVRGLSVAAVLEHAQLSTRAFYRHFESKDQLVTAVFQEMTRDEVLRLRTKMAQAATPIAAVVAWIDGRLDLAFDETMRSELRWVSLEAEPQMVSSPDLVSSAYTAILEPLIEQLERGLETGDFQDIVPLTAAKSIHGVVWAGTQRQCAMGHRDRAEVRDRALRFCLRGLGVTPTTIEQVTARA